The proteins below come from a single Necator americanus strain Aroian chromosome V, whole genome shotgun sequence genomic window:
- a CDS encoding hypothetical protein (NECATOR_CHRV.G19195.T1), which translates to MVDRQRIELVDEFCYLGCTLKNNGSCERNVQQRCAKAASAFNSLTKCLWSTPIINGVKLRVYLSAFRRIMMYGSETWAAPSTIMERLDCTERKLLRRGYLATFWFRVCHNEDLYAEIDAVYRRMTRGRYQHLAPPSKVAKVNRPRFFKETGRSPCSTSSEEFAGFELEEATWPKTEVLD; encoded by the coding sequence ATGGTGGACAGACAAcggatagaactcgtcgatgagttctgttacctggggtgtacgctgaagaacaacggcagctgcGAGAgaaatgttcagcaaagatgcgctaaggccgcttctgcatttaactccttaacgaaatgcctgtggtcgacccccatcattAACggagtcaagctgcgagtctacctatccgcattTCGCcgcatcatgatgtacggatcggagacttgggcagcaccatcaacgattatggagaggcttgattgcacggaacgaaagctgctcagacgcggctacttggctactttttggtttagggtatgccacaatgaagatctttacgcagaaattgatgcggtataccggcggatgacacgagGAAGATACCAACATCTTGcgccgccatcgaaagtggctaaagtaaatcgtcctcgtttttttaaggagaccggcagatcgccttgttcaacgagttctgaggagtttgccgggttcgagctggaagaagccacctggccgaaaacggaagttctggactga
- a CDS encoding hypothetical protein (NECATOR_CHRV.G19196.T1): MYKVLERIILDRLIKHREETTRDEQNGFRPGRSTTDQVSIVRRAFEIWERYSKPMQLAFLDFEAAFDSPHQGRLLNALRADGVPGRFVRLLGMNQRPTAAVRTPAIGTTPFEVVTGVRQEAVAGPFLFKFAVVHINVKSSGQCSADIVLAPSGCPSTDLEHADDVVIFAGKQYEISHVVNLVSKLAPAYGLRLHSDECK; this comes from the coding sequence atgtacaaggtattggagcgcattatcctggaccgactcattaaacatcgcgaagaaacaacgcgcgacgagcaaaaTGGCTTTCgccctggccgatctacgaccGACCAGGTGTCCATCGTCAGGAGAGCGTTCGAAATCTGggagcggtattcgaagccaatgcaactagcgtttctggactttgaagccgcgttcgactctcctcaccaaggccgtcttctcaacgcgctccgcgccgacgGAGTACCAGGAaggttcgttcgcttgcttggcATGAATCAACGaccaactgctgcagttcgaacaccagccataggtacaacaccgtttgaagtggtaactggagtaagacaagaggCCGTGGCGGGACCCTTTCTATTCAAGTTTGCCGTCGTTCACATAAATGTGAAGAGCAGTGGGCAGTGttctgccgacattgtcttagcaccatcagggtgcccctcgACTGATCTCGAgcacgccgacgatgttgttatattcgcaggaaagcagtacgaaatttcacatgttgtcaaccttgtatcgaagctggctccagcctatggactacgcctacaCTCTGATGAATGCAAgtag
- a CDS encoding hypothetical protein (NECATOR_CHRV.G19197.T1) — protein sequence MVSAHAPTEIADDQKNAFYDELNMLISKIQSQQAVIVGSDAYVRMGPQQQFDVPGKWLYPMEQTSDNGNRPIDIDADESHHCVHV from the coding sequence AtggtaagtgctcacgcacctacggagaTCGCAGACGATCAGAAGAAcgcgttttatgatgaactcaatatgttgatatccaagatacAAAGTCAGCAGGCGGTAATTGTCGGAAGTGATGCGTATGTAAGGATGGGACCTCAACAGCAATTCGATGTACCTGGAAAATGGTTGTATCCCATGGAGCAGACATCGGACAACGGAAATCGTCCGATAGACATTGACGCAGACGAATCTCATCATTGCGTCCACGTTTGA
- a CDS encoding hypothetical protein (NECATOR_CHRV.G19194.T1), which yields MASMGAQVDTISGMGPYCYRIHGQIYHRLGALHPHQGEQRQFGQIYILDTAMAALQRLGNMRNSDCDPNLMLFLSEWFARNNVYAQSFKMMSEVEQMEIAAAQRENRQTIPIRMVFDDSRERGFARGEYAIPLQTK from the coding sequence ATGGCTTCGATGGGGGCTCAAGTTGACACAATTTCTGGAATGGGGCCATATTGTTACCGAATTCACGGGCAAATCTATCACCGACTGGGTGCGCTTCATCCTCACCAAGGGGAGCAACGTCAATTCGGTCAAATATATATTCTAGACACTGCAATGGCTGCCCTACAGCGCCTTGGGAATATGCGGAATTCGGACTGCGACCCTAACCTCATGCTGTTTTTGAGTGAATGGTTTGCGCGTAACAATGTCTACGCTCAATCGTTTAAAATGATGAGCGAAGTGGAGCAAATGGAAATAGCGGCAGCCCAGCGAGAAAATCGGCAAACCATACCAATTCGCATGGTATTCGATGACAGCAGAGAGCGGGGTTTTGCAAGAGGAGAGTACGCTATTCCACTGCAAACGAAGTAG